In Bacteroidota bacterium, one DNA window encodes the following:
- a CDS encoding winged helix DNA-binding protein, whose translation MKIEQEIKQSKFRNEYHKLAINLAYTANWLSRITAQTLKPYKLTPQQFNVLRILRGQQPNPASINLITERMIDKMSNASRLVDKLLEKALVERTVCPTDRRQVDVRITDKGIALLAELDPKLDELNTLLGRISVDEAAKLNELLDRIRD comes from the coding sequence ATGAAGATCGAGCAAGAGATCAAGCAATCGAAGTTCAGGAACGAATACCACAAGTTGGCAATCAATCTCGCATATACTGCGAACTGGCTGAGCCGAATCACGGCTCAAACGCTGAAGCCCTACAAGCTGACGCCGCAACAGTTCAATGTGTTGCGCATCTTGCGAGGCCAACAACCCAACCCTGCTTCGATCAATCTGATCACCGAACGCATGATCGATAAGATGTCGAATGCTTCACGGTTGGTCGATAAGCTGCTGGAGAAAGCGCTTGTCGAGAGGACCGTATGCCCGACCGATCGCAGACAAGTTGACGTCCGGATCACGGACAAAGGCATTGCACTGCTTGCCGAACTCGACCCGAAGCTCGACGAGCTGAACACACTGCTCGGCCGCATTTCGGTAGATGAAGCTGCGAAGCTCAACGAGCTGCTCGATCGCATCAGAGACTGA
- a CDS encoding DoxX family protein, with the protein MKILTSTVARVLFAIPFLVFGINHFIKADMLAGMVPSFAPGGILWVYLTGIILVLGALTFISGKFANYGGYAIAGFLIITVLTVQIPGLSNPQTAMMAFTGMLKDTGLAGGALLLAGLASTKQQTA; encoded by the coding sequence ATGAAAATCCTTACAAGCACTGTTGCACGCGTTTTATTCGCGATCCCCTTTCTCGTTTTTGGTATCAATCACTTCATCAAAGCGGATATGCTTGCCGGCATGGTCCCCTCGTTCGCCCCGGGCGGCATACTCTGGGTATATCTGACCGGCATCATACTCGTACTCGGAGCACTAACCTTTATCAGCGGAAAATTCGCCAACTACGGGGGGTATGCGATTGCAGGATTTCTTATTATCACTGTACTAACGGTGCAAATTCCCGGCCTAAGCAATCCGCAGACGGCAATGATGGCGTTTACTGGTATGTTGAAGGATACCGGACTTGCCGGCGGCGCACTCCTGCTTGCGGGATTAGCAAGTACAAAGCAACAGACTGCATAA
- a CDS encoding amidohydrolase: protein MSLEQQIIALAEEFYPKIVELRRTIHAHPELAFEEVKTSVLVADTLRSIGVDVRTGVARTGVLGTIRGNGKKVVALRSDMDALPIKEATGLPFASKNEGKMHACGHDAHTAIGLGAAMILSKLRDKLNGEVRFLFQPSEEKNPGGAPFMIDDGALDGVDEIYGLHVIAQHDAGTVGFCEGAMMASADELYITIRGKSGHGARPHYAIDPIVTASQVILALQTLVSRNLDPFAQGVITIGSVHGGFAPNIIPEEVKLVGTLRSMTPEWRTYAHRRVEEIVRGTCEAAGAHYDLLIDKGYPVLVNDPSKTKFAEEAARTLFGSDRVFRAERLMGAEDFAYYLEKKPGTFYRLGIRNLECGITADIHNDHFTIDEEALKTGAAMQAYLAAKALSE from the coding sequence ATGTCGCTCGAACAGCAGATTATTGCCCTCGCGGAAGAATTCTATCCGAAGATCGTCGAACTTCGACGCACGATTCACGCACATCCCGAACTCGCGTTCGAAGAGGTCAAAACGAGTGTGCTCGTTGCCGATACACTACGCTCCATCGGTGTTGACGTTCGCACAGGAGTAGCTCGCACGGGTGTGCTCGGGACGATCAGAGGAAACGGGAAGAAAGTAGTTGCGCTTCGCAGCGATATGGATGCGCTGCCGATCAAAGAGGCAACCGGCCTGCCATTCGCATCGAAGAACGAAGGGAAGATGCATGCCTGCGGTCACGATGCACACACGGCGATCGGGCTGGGTGCAGCAATGATCCTGTCGAAATTGCGTGACAAGCTCAACGGGGAAGTACGCTTTCTATTCCAGCCGAGTGAGGAGAAGAACCCCGGTGGCGCCCCGTTCATGATCGATGATGGCGCGCTCGACGGCGTCGACGAGATCTACGGTCTGCATGTGATCGCGCAACACGATGCTGGTACGGTCGGGTTTTGCGAAGGTGCGATGATGGCAAGCGCCGACGAACTCTATATTACGATTCGTGGTAAGTCCGGTCACGGTGCACGACCACACTATGCGATCGATCCGATCGTCACTGCTTCGCAAGTCATCCTTGCATTACAAACACTGGTCTCGCGAAACCTGGATCCGTTTGCGCAGGGTGTAATCACGATCGGCTCCGTGCATGGCGGATTTGCACCGAACATCATCCCCGAAGAGGTAAAGCTCGTCGGCACACTTCGTTCGATGACGCCGGAGTGGCGAACATACGCACACCGCCGGGTCGAAGAGATCGTGCGCGGCACGTGTGAGGCTGCCGGTGCACATTATGATCTTCTGATCGACAAAGGATATCCAGTGCTCGTGAACGATCCGTCTAAGACCAAGTTCGCCGAAGAGGCAGCTCGAACGCTCTTCGGCAGCGACCGCGTCTTTCGTGCCGAACGACTCATGGGCGCAGAAGACTTTGCGTATTACCTCGAGAAGAAACCCGGTACGTTCTACCGTCTCGGAATCCGAAACCTCGAATGCGGCATTACCGCCGATATTCACAACGACCACTTCACGATCGACGAAGAGGCATTGAAGACCGGAGCTGCGATGCAAGCGTATCTTGCGGCTAAGGCACTTTCTGAGTGA
- a CDS encoding YbbR-like domain-containing protein has translation MLLWSYVHLSGTYESEIDLPLVVSTPSGFAVSSDLPEKVHARISGPGWRMLLLASTGKSKLKIDLSERDPRDLLGRFYITRDELAATASLPSDVKLLKIEPDSLVVTFSREIARRVPVELRTDVEPAAGYVVVGDPVVTPAFVTVKGSNAIVDSLRGYPTKLLHAHGVRESFNQTIELSDTIRDLLTSRSTNSVNVRVTVEAIAERTFSDVPVSVEALPADRELFLDPPAISVVVRGGVDQLAKLSPLLIKARVVYDATKFDSLQTITPVFETPRGIEVLQSLPPDVRFVLRKK, from the coding sequence GTGTTGCTCTGGTCGTACGTCCATCTTTCGGGTACGTATGAAAGCGAGATTGATCTTCCGCTTGTCGTATCCACCCCGTCCGGTTTTGCGGTCTCGAGCGATCTCCCCGAAAAAGTACATGCACGAATTTCCGGCCCCGGATGGCGGATGTTGCTACTTGCTTCGACAGGAAAATCCAAACTAAAGATCGATCTTTCCGAGCGTGACCCTCGAGACTTGCTCGGCCGATTCTATATCACCCGTGACGAACTGGCTGCCACGGCATCGCTGCCGAGCGATGTGAAGTTGCTGAAGATTGAGCCCGATTCTCTCGTTGTTACGTTCTCGCGGGAGATCGCACGTCGTGTGCCGGTCGAGTTGCGCACCGACGTTGAACCCGCTGCTGGGTATGTCGTTGTTGGCGACCCGGTTGTTACCCCGGCGTTCGTGACCGTGAAAGGCTCCAATGCGATCGTGGACTCACTCCGTGGGTACCCGACCAAACTGCTACACGCACATGGCGTGCGTGAAAGTTTCAACCAGACGATCGAGCTTTCCGATACGATCCGCGATCTCTTGACGTCACGTTCGACCAATTCCGTCAATGTCCGGGTCACCGTCGAAGCGATCGCCGAACGGACGTTCTCGGACGTTCCGGTTTCGGTCGAAGCATTGCCTGCTGACCGCGAGCTCTTCCTGGATCCGCCGGCGATATCCGTCGTTGTTCGTGGCGGCGTTGACCAACTCGCGAAGCTGTCGCCGCTCCTGATTAAGGCGCGTGTCGTCTACGATGCAACGAAGTTTGATTCGTTGCAAACGATTACTCCGGTGTTCGAAACCCCTCGGGGAATCGAAGTCCTGCAATCTCTGCCGCCGGATGTGCGTTTTGTGCTACGAAAGAAATAG
- a CDS encoding VCBS repeat-containing protein codes for MDLYIARGNASSHLLSELYSNNGNGTFSNVSSIAFPSAVPQYNGHIAWGDFDRDGLIDLYENHFDASGPSLWHNLGGFRFEDQSSKIVSPGNYATGVVWSDFDSDGYPDLLLSTQAGLGTLIERNLAGASFTQDSLFTNTGQGHLLLSTDLNLDGIPDYYVANIHSVDQCFVSSSSGYTNFDNSFLNSHRNNDGFQTAAFADLNADGYPDLLYCQDDHLFLLRNDSGRSFVDMTASSGLILTPGVYRSSFIQDIDNDGYLDVILLEYTGILEIWYGGPTGFRKSLIQDRTQNSLESVCGWTDFDNDGFIDFTIVTPAFTRLLRSSGNSNLWLSVELRGHRANSEGIGSRVIAYTKGTPQYREVGYTQGTLGYSPLMAHFGFGSPGCEASSGVIDSLVILWQPGGRQVLTNVRYNQTILVDQDSGIVRAFQRPLSVSNGYAYPQYDNTVQATVGQSVTIPVALRFPLAVHVDTMTVSSVTFSLSYDPNVIDINAAKMSQYYSPPAGWIFKSGSIHGDTVTVTMGNAGGSMLANPTDLGRLRFDTYKNNPDRSMLFFCGASISTRGDTKVFCGDIEGSLLTVVIVSDTVSSSVASGSCPNTTDLSLQPNPSSGGVVKVHFPFKDDSRADLRIVDMLGRTVYSANGISVPSSAGIAELLIPAGAVKNAGAYRVEVTTPVQTLVTRFVVVQ; via the coding sequence TTGGATTTATACATAGCGCGTGGTAATGCAAGCTCGCATCTCCTTAGCGAATTATACAGCAATAACGGGAATGGGACATTCAGTAATGTCTCTTCAATCGCATTTCCGTCGGCAGTGCCCCAGTACAATGGTCATATTGCATGGGGTGACTTTGACCGCGATGGACTCATCGATCTATATGAAAATCACTTCGACGCGTCTGGCCCTTCCCTGTGGCACAACCTCGGAGGATTCCGGTTCGAGGATCAGTCGTCCAAAATCGTCTCACCTGGTAATTATGCCACAGGCGTTGTGTGGTCGGACTTTGACTCGGATGGATATCCCGATTTGCTTTTGAGTACCCAGGCAGGGCTTGGTACATTGATTGAGCGAAACCTTGCCGGGGCCAGTTTCACACAAGACAGTCTTTTTACAAATACAGGGCAAGGACATCTCTTGCTCTCGACAGATCTCAACCTTGATGGCATTCCAGACTACTATGTTGCAAATATTCACTCTGTCGACCAGTGCTTTGTTAGTTCATCGTCTGGGTACACGAACTTCGATAACAGTTTTTTGAATTCGCATAGAAATAACGATGGTTTTCAAACAGCCGCATTTGCTGATTTGAATGCGGACGGTTACCCTGATCTCCTATATTGTCAAGACGATCATCTTTTTCTCTTACGAAATGATAGTGGGCGATCGTTTGTGGACATGACAGCATCATCCGGGTTGATCCTCACACCTGGAGTATACCGAAGTTCATTTATTCAGGATATTGATAACGATGGGTATCTTGATGTAATCTTGTTGGAATACACCGGTATTTTGGAGATATGGTATGGGGGCCCTACAGGCTTTCGTAAGTCATTGATACAGGATCGAACCCAAAATTCACTCGAAAGTGTATGTGGATGGACAGATTTTGACAACGACGGCTTCATTGACTTCACGATTGTAACCCCTGCATTTACGCGCCTACTTCGATCATCTGGCAACAGCAACTTGTGGTTGAGCGTTGAACTTCGAGGCCATCGTGCAAACTCAGAGGGGATAGGAAGTCGGGTGATAGCTTATACAAAGGGCACTCCCCAATATCGTGAAGTAGGTTATACTCAGGGGACACTTGGATACTCGCCTCTTATGGCCCACTTCGGCTTTGGTTCGCCGGGCTGCGAGGCGTCGAGTGGGGTGATCGATTCGCTTGTGATTTTGTGGCAGCCGGGGGGGAGGCAGGTTCTGACGAACGTACGATATAACCAAACGATTCTGGTCGATCAGGATTCCGGCATCGTACGGGCGTTCCAACGTCCGCTTTCGGTGTCCAATGGATATGCCTATCCACAGTATGATAATACCGTTCAAGCGACAGTGGGACAATCTGTGACAATCCCTGTCGCACTTCGCTTCCCGCTGGCGGTCCATGTCGATACGATGACCGTCAGCAGCGTCACGTTCTCGTTGTCGTATGATCCGAATGTGATCGACATCAACGCTGCGAAGATGTCGCAATACTATTCTCCGCCTGCGGGATGGATATTCAAATCGGGGTCGATTCATGGTGATACGGTTACGGTGACGATGGGGAATGCTGGAGGATCCATGCTTGCGAATCCGACCGATCTCGGGCGCTTACGCTTCGATACATACAAGAATAACCCCGACCGCTCGATGCTGTTCTTCTGCGGGGCTTCGATCTCGACCAGAGGGGACACGAAGGTGTTTTGCGGTGACATCGAAGGATCGTTACTGACGGTGGTGATCGTATCGGATACCGTGAGTTCTTCTGTGGCAAGTGGCTCGTGCCCGAACACGACCGATCTATCATTACAGCCGAACCCATCATCTGGCGGAGTCGTGAAAGTCCATTTCCCCTTCAAAGACGACAGCCGGGCTGACCTCAGAATAGTTGATATGTTGGGGCGAACTGTCTACTCTGCCAATGGTATATCCGTCCCAAGTTCGGCAGGCATAGCAGAACTTCTCATCCCTGCCGGAGCAGTGAAGAACGCCGGGGCATATCGGGTCGAGGTAACGACGCCGGTTCAAACACTCGTGACACGATTTGTTGTAGTTCAATAG
- a CDS encoding glycosyltransferase family 39 protein — protein MIFQKFVDLASSNIRRSLWLCYILAVVVRLAFVLEFPGPNYFGGVSERCLDVGKNVVEGKGFVFYVNVAPFGSPDNYRYEPFIDKPIGYPSFIAAVFFIFGIKPVAVQLVQAFLLSLGCVVVYRILRLLKVDEVKSLLGAFLCAVWPNHARFEVTILPEAMMPFILILTSYLLLRAIEPIDGNRQKWGKKSLQNSLMAGFVLGLGSLSRPDVMFLPIWLFIGLALIYSFRVSLRILWPATLVFYAIIGLHTVRNYLLTDEIIPLGYSNGTVLWQGISQFGDTLGTVYSDYRIAHHEGYPSLLYPNGIERDRKRFREAVNIIESHPLFYLSLIPRRIPLLLVPRGLLVQDDPAPRTNDKEDFPQHFQKGILADFRATPIRALIKVFSALSGVILLFLALLGYWKSRVQSRGVGVLLLFMLYFVAVLLPINAEARYFFPAVILLFPMSVMVLANRSQISPRQE, from the coding sequence ATGATTTTTCAAAAGTTCGTCGATTTGGCATCGTCAAACATTCGTCGAAGTCTTTGGCTTTGCTATATACTTGCTGTAGTTGTCAGGCTCGCATTTGTACTTGAATTCCCAGGCCCGAACTATTTCGGAGGCGTCTCCGAACGATGCTTGGATGTCGGAAAGAATGTTGTCGAAGGCAAGGGGTTCGTGTTTTATGTCAACGTCGCTCCTTTTGGCTCACCGGACAATTACCGTTACGAACCGTTTATTGACAAACCTATCGGATATCCGAGTTTTATTGCTGCGGTTTTTTTTATTTTTGGTATCAAGCCAGTTGCTGTACAACTTGTACAGGCGTTTTTACTAAGTCTCGGATGCGTAGTCGTATATCGCATACTCAGGTTACTTAAGGTCGATGAGGTAAAGTCACTTCTTGGGGCATTCTTGTGCGCTGTTTGGCCTAACCATGCCCGTTTTGAAGTCACGATCCTGCCCGAAGCGATGATGCCGTTCATACTCATTCTTACGTCGTACTTGCTTCTTCGGGCAATCGAACCTATCGACGGCAATCGACAGAAGTGGGGCAAGAAGTCGCTCCAGAATTCACTTATGGCGGGATTTGTACTCGGGCTTGGTTCTCTTTCTCGACCCGATGTGATGTTCCTGCCGATTTGGCTTTTTATCGGTCTTGCATTGATCTATTCATTCCGTGTTTCTCTTCGCATACTCTGGCCTGCTACCCTTGTGTTCTATGCAATTATAGGATTGCACACCGTTAGAAACTATCTTCTGACTGATGAAATTATCCCTTTGGGGTATAGCAATGGTACTGTACTCTGGCAGGGGATCAGTCAGTTTGGCGATACTCTGGGGACTGTCTATAGTGACTATAGGATTGCACATCATGAGGGGTATCCAAGTTTGCTCTACCCCAATGGGATTGAGCGTGATAGGAAGCGATTTCGCGAAGCAGTAAATATTATTGAGTCTCATCCGCTCTTCTACCTCTCGCTGATTCCACGTCGCATTCCCCTCCTCCTGGTTCCACGTGGTTTGCTCGTACAAGATGACCCTGCTCCCCGAACCAACGATAAGGAGGACTTTCCGCAACATTTTCAAAAGGGAATATTGGCAGATTTTAGAGCAACACCGATTCGGGCACTCATAAAAGTATTTTCAGCACTCTCGGGAGTTATTTTGTTGTTCTTGGCATTACTTGGGTACTGGAAGAGTAGAGTACAAAGTCGGGGCGTAGGGGTTCTTTTGCTGTTCATGCTCTACTTTGTTGCCGTACTACTTCCGATAAATGCAGAAGCGAGATACTTCTTCCCGGCTGTCATCCTCTTGTTCCCTATGAGCGTGATGGTGTTGGCCAATCGCTCACAGATTAGTCCAAGACAGGAATAG
- a CDS encoding oligosaccharide flippase family protein gives MNLRDHLNKGVWAAADKAILLVYGVAVIFVVIMVLPEHEYAAFTIWQTIFLIICVLSDSVFLQPMVKFASEHEAEVEQILAASFNLYSLVMVVSGVIFAVTAGYFSDLYHMSELYDMLLWMPLALLLNIFRGIGIRFLQVDYRIREIFWVDLAYYGSMIFLTVLLHSLGMFHSAMDFMRINVIGGVLSSIVAFVYGRSGFLAMPLLRVPRGEYRKLLSFAKYQAGTSAFLTLQQWADPLLIGVYAPGYVALFSAAKTLYRGFDAVREGATLLIVPVVSKMHTAGDKQQLSDLIEKMLFISFAVLVPVSLVLAIGADPILAIIYKGKFPGITPVFELLVITGFILPLVLVATNVLIAIGQVKGLFYSVLAATIVFFGLNRLLDPTMHAEGAALAVLISTGVMGILAFISMRRELSISARGVMRQVRGVRNKI, from the coding sequence TTGAACTTACGCGATCATCTCAATAAGGGAGTCTGGGCGGCGGCCGATAAGGCGATTCTGCTCGTCTATGGCGTAGCCGTGATCTTTGTCGTGATCATGGTACTGCCCGAACACGAGTACGCCGCGTTCACGATTTGGCAGACGATCTTTTTGATCATCTGTGTCCTCTCGGACTCGGTTTTCCTGCAACCGATGGTCAAATTTGCGAGTGAGCATGAGGCAGAGGTCGAGCAGATTCTTGCGGCGAGCTTCAATTTGTACTCGCTGGTGATGGTCGTCAGTGGCGTGATCTTCGCCGTCACGGCAGGTTACTTCAGCGATCTTTATCACATGTCGGAGCTTTACGATATGCTCCTATGGATGCCGCTGGCGTTACTCTTGAATATATTCCGAGGGATCGGCATTCGGTTCTTGCAGGTAGATTACCGTATCCGCGAAATTTTCTGGGTCGATCTGGCCTATTATGGTTCGATGATATTCCTGACCGTGTTGCTGCATTCACTCGGAATGTTCCACTCGGCGATGGACTTCATGCGCATCAACGTCATTGGCGGAGTGCTGTCGAGCATTGTCGCGTTTGTGTACGGTCGCAGCGGTTTTCTCGCGATGCCGTTGCTACGCGTGCCGCGCGGGGAATACAGGAAGTTGCTCTCATTCGCGAAGTACCAGGCCGGCACGAGTGCATTCCTGACCCTGCAACAATGGGCCGACCCGTTGCTTATCGGCGTGTACGCACCCGGTTACGTCGCGTTGTTTTCCGCGGCAAAGACCCTCTATCGCGGGTTCGATGCGGTGCGTGAAGGCGCAACATTGCTCATCGTGCCGGTGGTCTCGAAGATGCATACCGCAGGCGATAAGCAACAGCTATCCGACCTGATCGAGAAAATGCTCTTCATTTCCTTCGCGGTGCTGGTGCCCGTATCGCTTGTGCTTGCAATCGGAGCGGATCCGATCCTTGCGATTATCTATAAAGGTAAATTCCCGGGGATCACGCCGGTGTTCGAGCTTCTCGTTATTACAGGATTTATTCTGCCGCTAGTGCTTGTAGCCACCAATGTGCTGATTGCCATCGGGCAGGTGAAGGGGCTATTCTACTCGGTGCTTGCCGCGACCATCGTATTTTTCGGCCTAAACCGTCTGCTCGACCCCACGATGCACGCCGAAGGTGCAGCGCTCGCAGTGTTGATCTCGACCGGCGTGATGGGTATTCTCGCCTTCATCTCGATGCGCCGCGAACTCTCGATCAGCGCCCGCGGAGTCATGAGGCAGGTAAGGGGGGTGAGGAATAAAATATGA
- a CDS encoding alginate lyase family protein, protein MSAISTLSLALRKLGPVGTVRLLVEKRAKKRRLNPSLIADVYSVRLRSVAKRPALTLSEEVSRSAIEHADAMVRDENFFFSFPYRLRGVSDPWNYDPLQKASWPRRTYEETRVHSADTPKDVKLVWEINRFKDLPTLGIAAYITHDERYASEAYDRMGSWIDGNPFMQSVNWSSPLEIAIRLISWTATIRLLTDAGFLLTNERIARSIWEQLTFLSADLSTDKIVRSNHLIGEAAGMVVVSSLFDFPGSEDIAARGIRVLTDAVLEQTYNDGASREASGWYHGFVTDFVELCERTAATVGAALPQRLVDRARLMKRYRNSVVATDGGIVKFGDFDNGKAIELAGDWRDVVFGADPNPSTDRLNVFPTAQHITAILGRDYLFLRSGEFGWGGDGFSSHAHDDLLAPVVYLDGLPILVDPGTYVYVGYPTERDALRVAEAHNRIIFGSGTGAVLKQWFGWMKTSSPARIDRIDDTDTGFSVEASYDQYRNVHSRFCRIGAGKFAIEDRFVADVNETVEWNLHFHPRWRLEPDGSHRYILSDYRNNRYSIELSAGNAELELLAYEFSPSYMTKTQAQKLRLRSSGQSSGSIVTIELTRSSQ, encoded by the coding sequence GTGAGCGCAATTTCGACACTCTCCCTTGCATTGCGTAAGCTCGGCCCCGTCGGGACCGTACGGCTGCTTGTCGAAAAGCGAGCAAAGAAACGGCGGTTGAACCCGTCACTCATTGCCGATGTATATTCGGTTCGACTCCGTTCGGTAGCGAAACGCCCGGCACTGACGCTGAGCGAAGAAGTGTCCCGGTCGGCCATCGAGCACGCCGATGCGATGGTGCGCGATGAAAATTTCTTCTTCTCGTTTCCGTATCGCCTTCGCGGTGTCAGCGATCCGTGGAATTACGATCCGTTGCAGAAGGCATCCTGGCCACGACGCACCTACGAAGAAACACGCGTGCATTCGGCCGATACGCCGAAAGATGTGAAGCTTGTATGGGAAATCAATCGCTTCAAAGATCTGCCGACGCTAGGCATTGCGGCGTACATCACTCATGACGAACGTTATGCAAGCGAAGCATACGATCGGATGGGTTCGTGGATCGACGGCAATCCGTTTATGCAAAGTGTCAACTGGTCGAGTCCGCTTGAGATCGCAATACGCCTCATCAGTTGGACGGCCACGATTCGTCTGCTCACAGACGCAGGCTTCTTGCTTACGAACGAACGCATTGCACGTTCGATCTGGGAGCAACTGACATTTCTTTCCGCCGATCTCTCGACCGACAAGATCGTCCGGTCGAATCATCTCATCGGCGAGGCGGCGGGGATGGTGGTAGTCTCGTCGCTGTTCGATTTCCCGGGTTCGGAGGATATTGCAGCGCGCGGGATACGTGTGTTGACTGACGCTGTACTCGAGCAAACGTATAATGATGGTGCAAGCCGGGAGGCATCGGGATGGTATCATGGATTTGTGACCGATTTTGTCGAGCTCTGCGAGCGAACAGCCGCAACCGTTGGAGCTGCCCTCCCACAACGACTGGTAGACCGAGCACGGTTAATGAAGCGTTACCGTAACTCGGTTGTTGCGACCGACGGAGGGATCGTAAAGTTCGGAGACTTCGATAACGGGAAAGCGATCGAACTCGCAGGCGATTGGCGCGATGTGGTGTTCGGTGCCGACCCAAACCCCTCGACCGACCGCTTGAACGTGTTTCCCACGGCTCAGCATATTACTGCAATACTCGGACGTGACTATCTCTTTTTGCGATCGGGAGAGTTCGGGTGGGGAGGCGATGGCTTTTCTTCGCATGCCCATGACGATCTGCTCGCACCGGTGGTGTACCTCGATGGGTTGCCGATTCTCGTCGATCCGGGGACGTATGTGTACGTCGGTTACCCTACGGAGCGCGACGCGTTGCGTGTTGCCGAAGCGCATAATCGTATCATCTTCGGTTCGGGGACCGGGGCCGTACTGAAGCAGTGGTTCGGCTGGATGAAGACAAGTTCGCCGGCAAGAATCGATCGGATCGACGACACCGACACAGGGTTTTCCGTTGAAGCATCGTACGACCAATACCGGAATGTTCATTCGCGCTTCTGCCGGATCGGAGCAGGGAAGTTTGCGATCGAGGACCGTTTCGTCGCCGATGTGAACGAGACCGTGGAATGGAATCTGCATTTTCATCCGCGCTGGCGTCTTGAGCCGGACGGCTCGCACCGATATATACTCAGCGATTATCGAAATAATCGTTACAGCATCGAACTTTCGGCTGGCAACGCGGAGTTAGAACTGCTCGCATACGAGTTTTCGCCGTCATATATGACGAAGACGCAGGCGCAGAAGTTGCGCCTGCGTTCGTCGGGTCAATCATCCGGTAGCATCGTTACTATTGAACTTACGCGATCATCTCAATAA